One Clupea harengus chromosome 12, Ch_v2.0.2, whole genome shotgun sequence DNA segment encodes these proteins:
- the xpo7 gene encoding exportin-7 isoform X6, giving the protein MADHVQSLAQLEILCKQLYETTDTTTRLQAEKALVEFTNSPDCLNKCQLLLERGSSSYSQLLAGTCLSKLVSRTSNPLPLEQRIDIRNYVLNYLASRPKLAAFVTQALIQLYARITKLGWFDCQKEDYVFRNVIVDVTRFLQDSVEHCIIGVTILSQLTNEINQADTTHPLTKHRKIASSFRDSSLFDIFTLSCNLLKQASGKNLNLNDESQHGLLMQLLKLAHNCLNFDFIGTSTDESSDDLCTVQIPTSWRSAFLDSSTLQLFFDLYHSIPPSLSPLVLSCLVQIASVRRSLFNNAERAKFLSHLVDGVKRILENPQSLSDPNNYHEFCRLLARLKSNYQLGELVKVENYPEVIRLIANFTVTSLQHWEFAPNSVHYLLSLWQRLAASVPYVKATEPHMLETYTPEVTKAYITSRLESVHIILRDGLEDPLDDAGLVQQQLDQLSTIGRCEYEKTCALLVQLFDQSAQSYQELLQSTNSSTMDIAVQEGRLTWLVYIIGAVIGGRVSFASTDEQDAMDGELVCRVLQLMNLTDSRLAQAGNEKLELAMLSFFEQFRKIYIGDQVQKSSKLYRRLSEVLGLNDETMVLSVFIGKIITNLKYWGQCEPITSKTLQLLNDLSIGYSSVRKLVKLTAVQFMLNNHTSEHFSFLGVNNQSNLSDMRCRTTFYTALGRLLMVDLGEDEDQFEQFMLPLTAAFEAVAAMFSTNTFNEQEAKRTLVGLVRDLRGIAFAFNAKTCFMMLFDWIYPTYMPILQRAIELWYHVPACTTPVLKLMAELVHNRSQRLQFDVSSPNGILLFRETSKMITTYGNRILTLGEVPKDQVYALKLKGISICFSMLKAVLSGNYVNFGVFRLYGDDALDNALQTFIKLLLSIPHSDLLDYPKLSQSYYSLLEVLTQDHMNFIASLEPHVVMYILSSISEGLTALDTMVCTGCCSSLDHIVTYLFKQLSRSTKKRAAPMAQESDRFLHIMQQHPEMIQQVRATSSTPPLAQMLSTVLNIIIFEDCRNQWSMSRPLLGLILLNEKYFADLRNSIVNSQPPEKQQAMHLCFENLMEGIERNLLTKNRDRFTQNLSVFRREVNDSMKNSTYGVNSNDMMS; this is encoded by the exons ATGGCGGATCATGTGCAG AGCCTAGCCCAGCTAGAGATCCTGTGCAAGCAGCTGTATGAgaccacagacaccaccaccCGCCTGCAGGCTGAGAAGGCCTTGGTGGAGTTCACCAACAGTCCCGACTGCCTGAATAAATGCCAACTCCTGCTAGAGAGGGGAAGT TCATCCTACTCGCAGTTACTGGCTGGCACATGTCTCTCCAAACTGGTCTCCCGCACTAGCAACCCACTTCCTTTGGAACAGCGCATAGACATCC GGAATTATGTTCTTAACTACCTGGCAAGTCGGCCAAAGCTTGCTGCCTTTGTGACCCAAGCATTGATCCAGCTCTACGCCAGAATCACCAAGCTTGGATGGTTCGACTGCCAGAAGGAAGATTATGTCTTTAGGAATGTCATCGTAGATGTGACAAGGTTCCTCCAG gacagtgttgagcactgcaTCATAGGAGTGACTATTCTTTCGCAGCTTACCAATGAAATTAATCAA GCGGACACAACACATCCCCTGACTAAGCACCGGAAGATTGCGTCGTCGTTCCGGGACTCCTCATTATTCGACATCTTCACGCTCTCCTGCAATCTCCTGAAACAG GCCTCGGGGAAGAACTTGAACCTGAACGATGAGAGCCAGCACGGTCTGCTCATGCAGCTGCTCAAGCTGGCCCACAACTGCCTCAATTTCGACTTCATCGGCACGTCCACGGATGAGTCCTCCGATGACCTGTGCACCGTCCAGATCCCCACCAGTTGGAgatcag CGTTTTTGGACTCCTCGACCCTCCAACTGTTTTTTGATTTGTATCattccatccctccttccctttctcccctG GTTTTGTCTTGCCTAGTTCAAATAGCATCCGTACGGCGGTCACTCTTTAACAACGCTGAGAGGGCAAAGTTCCTCTCTCATCTCGTAGATGGAGTGAAGAGGATTCTGGAAAACCCACAG AGTCTGTCTGATCCAAACAATTACCATGAATTCTGTCGACTGCTGGCCAGACTAAAAAGTAACTATCAGCTTGGCGAGCTGGTCAAAGTGGAAAACTACCCTGAGGTTATAAGATTGATTGCCAATTTCACAGTCACCAGCTTACAG CACTGGGAGTTTGCCCCCAACAGCGTGCATTACCTGCTGAGCCTGTGGCAGCGGCTGGCGGCCTCCGTGCCCTATGTCAAGGCCACCGAGCCCCACATGCTGGAGACCTACACTCCAGAGGTGACCAAGGCCTACATCACATCACGGCTCGAGTCGGTGCACATCATCCTCAG GGATGGTCTGGAGGACCCTCTGGATGATGCAGGTCTcgtgcagcagcagctggaccaGCTGTCCACCATCGGCCGCTGTGAGTACGAGAAGACGTGCGCCCTGCTGGTGCAGCTCTTCGACCAGTCCGCCCAGTCCTACCAGGAGCTGCTCCAGTCCACCAACTCCAGCACCATGGACATCGCCGTTCAGGAAG gccgaTTGACTTGGCTGGTGTACATCATCGGGGCTGTGATAGGAGGCAGGGTTTCTTTCGCCAGTACAGATGAACAAGACGCCATGGATGGAGAGCTTGTGTGTCG AGTCTTACAGTTGATGAATTTGACCGACTCTCGACTGGCGCAGGCCGGCAACGAGAAGCTCGAGTTGGCCATGCTCAGTTTCTTTGAACAGTTCCGCAAAATTTACATCGGTGACCAGGTGCAGAAATCATCAAAG tTGTACCGGCGCCTGTCTGAAGTCTTGGGGCTGAATGATGAGACCAtggtactcagtgtgttcattggGAAAAT aatTACCAATCTGAAGTACTGGGGACAGTGTGAACCAATCACCTCCAAGACACTACAGCTTCTAAATGACCTCTCCATTGG GTACAGTAGTGTGAGAAAGCTGGTGAAACTCACTGCGGTCCAGTTCATGCTGAATAACCACACA AGTGAGCACTTTTCCTTCCTGGGCGTGAACAATCAATCCAACCTCAGCGACATGAGGTGTCGGACCACCTTCTACACAGCCCTCGGCCGCCTGCTCATGGTGGATCTGG GGGAGGACGAGGACCAGTTTGAGCAGTTCATGCTTCCTCTGACAGCAGCGTTCGAGGCCGTCGCAGCAATGTTCAGCACTAACACTTTCAATGAGCAAGAGGCCAAA AGGACATTAGTGGGACTGGTTCGAGACCTGAGAGGAATCGCCTTTGCCTTTAATGCCAAGACCTGCTTCATGATGCTCTTTGACTGGAT CTACCCCACTTACATGCCCATCCTGCAGAGGGCGATAGAGCTCTGGTACCATGTCCCTGCCTGCACCACTCCTGTGCTCAAGCTGATGGCTGAGCTCGTCCACAACAG GTCCCAGAGACTACAGTTTGACGTGTCATCGCCCAACGGGATCCTGCTGTTCAGAGAAACAAGCAAAATGATTACAACCTACG GGAACCGCATCTTGACTCTGGGCGAGGTGCCAAAGGACCAGGTGTACGCGCTGAAGCTCAAGGGCATCTCCATCTGCTTCTCCATGCTCAAGGCCGTGCTCAGCGGTAACTACGTCAACTTCGGCGTCTTCCGTCTCTACGGCGACGACGCCCTGGACAACGCCCTTCAGACCTTCATCAAgcttctcctctccatcccacaCAGCGACCTGCtt GACTATCCCAAGCTCAGTCAGTCCTACTACTCACTGCTAGAGGTGCTCACCCAGGACCACATGAACTTCATCGCAAGCCTGGAGCCTCACGTGGTCATGTACATCCTATCCTCCATTTCAGAGGGGCTCACTGCACTtg ataCAATGGTATGCACGGGTTGCTGCTCCAGCCTGGACCACATAGTAACGTACCTGTTCAAGCAGCTCTCGCGCAGCACCAAGAAGCGGGCAGCTCCCATGGCCCAGGAGAGTGACCGCTTCTTGCACATCATGCAGCAGCACCCCGAGATGATCCAGCAGGTGAGGGCCACATCCTCTACACCACCCCTGGCTCAG ATGCTGTCAACTGTGctcaatattattatttttgaagACTGCAGGAATCAGTGGTCTATGTCACGACCACTTCTAGGCCTGATCCTGCTGAATGAGAAG TATTTTGCAGACTTGAGGAACAGCATTGTGAACAGCCAGCCACCAGAAAAACAGCAAGCCATGCACTTATGCTTTGAAAACTTAATGGAGGGCATAGAACGGAACCTGCTTACCAAAAACAGAGACAG GTTTACACAGAACCTTTCAGTATTTAGAAGAGAAGTCAACGACTCCATGAAGAATTCCACTTACGGGGTAAACAGCAACGACATGATGAGCTGA
- the xpo7 gene encoding exportin-7 isoform X8: MADHVQSLAQLEILCKQLYETTDTTTRLQAEKALVEFTNSPDCLNKCQLLLERGSSSYSQLLAGTCLSKLVSRTSNPLPLEQRIDIRNYVLNYLASRPKLAAFVTQALIQLYARITKLGWFDCQKEDYVFRNVIVDVTRFLQDSVEHCIIGVTILSQLTNEINQADTTHPLTKHRKIASSFRDSSLFDIFTLSCNLLKQASGKNLNLNDESQHGLLMQLLKLAHNCLNFDFIGTSTDESSDDLCTVQIPTSWRSAFLDSSTLQLFFDLYHSIPPSLSPLVLSCLVQIASVRRSLFNNAERAKFLSHLVDGVKRILENPQSLSDPNNYHEFCRLLARLKSNYQLGELVKVENYPEVIRLIANFTVTSLQHWEFAPNSVHYLLSLWQRLAASVPYVKATEPHMLETYTPEVTKAYITSRLESVHIILRDGLEDPLDDAGLVQQQLDQLSTIGRCEYEKTCALLVQLFDQSAQSYQELLQSTNSSTMDIAVQEGRLTWLVYIIGAVIGGRVSFASTDEQDAMDGELVCRVLQLMNLTDSRLAQAGNEKLELAMLSFFEQFRKIYIGDQVQKSSKLYRRLSEVLGLNDETMVLSVFIGKIITNLKYWGQCEPITSKTLQLLNDLSIGYSSVRKLVKLTAVQFMLNNHTSEHFSFLGVNNQSNLSDMRCRTTFYTALGRLLMVDLGEDEDQFEQFMLPLTAAFEAVAAMFSTNTFNEQEAKRTLVGLVRDLRGIAFAFNAKTCFMMLFDWIYPTYMPILQRAIELWYHVPACTTPVLKLMAELVHNRSQRLQFDVSSPNGILLFRETSKMITTYGNRILTLGEVPKDQVYALKLKGISICFSMLKAVLSGNYVNFGVFRLYGDDALDNALQTFIKLLLSIPHSDLLDYPKLSQSYYSLLEVLTQDHMNFIASLEPHVVMYILSSISEGLTALDTMVCTGCCSSLDHIVTYLFKQLSRSTKKRAAPMAQESDRFLHIMQQHPEMIQQMLSTVLNIIIFEDCRNQWSMSRPLLGLILLNEKYFADLRNSIVNSQPPEKQQAMHLCFENLMEGIERNLLTKNRDRFTQNLSVFRREVNDSMKNSTYGVNSNDMMS; encoded by the exons ATGGCGGATCATGTGCAG AGCCTAGCCCAGCTAGAGATCCTGTGCAAGCAGCTGTATGAgaccacagacaccaccaccCGCCTGCAGGCTGAGAAGGCCTTGGTGGAGTTCACCAACAGTCCCGACTGCCTGAATAAATGCCAACTCCTGCTAGAGAGGGGAAGT TCATCCTACTCGCAGTTACTGGCTGGCACATGTCTCTCCAAACTGGTCTCCCGCACTAGCAACCCACTTCCTTTGGAACAGCGCATAGACATCC GGAATTATGTTCTTAACTACCTGGCAAGTCGGCCAAAGCTTGCTGCCTTTGTGACCCAAGCATTGATCCAGCTCTACGCCAGAATCACCAAGCTTGGATGGTTCGACTGCCAGAAGGAAGATTATGTCTTTAGGAATGTCATCGTAGATGTGACAAGGTTCCTCCAG gacagtgttgagcactgcaTCATAGGAGTGACTATTCTTTCGCAGCTTACCAATGAAATTAATCAA GCGGACACAACACATCCCCTGACTAAGCACCGGAAGATTGCGTCGTCGTTCCGGGACTCCTCATTATTCGACATCTTCACGCTCTCCTGCAATCTCCTGAAACAG GCCTCGGGGAAGAACTTGAACCTGAACGATGAGAGCCAGCACGGTCTGCTCATGCAGCTGCTCAAGCTGGCCCACAACTGCCTCAATTTCGACTTCATCGGCACGTCCACGGATGAGTCCTCCGATGACCTGTGCACCGTCCAGATCCCCACCAGTTGGAgatcag CGTTTTTGGACTCCTCGACCCTCCAACTGTTTTTTGATTTGTATCattccatccctccttccctttctcccctG GTTTTGTCTTGCCTAGTTCAAATAGCATCCGTACGGCGGTCACTCTTTAACAACGCTGAGAGGGCAAAGTTCCTCTCTCATCTCGTAGATGGAGTGAAGAGGATTCTGGAAAACCCACAG AGTCTGTCTGATCCAAACAATTACCATGAATTCTGTCGACTGCTGGCCAGACTAAAAAGTAACTATCAGCTTGGCGAGCTGGTCAAAGTGGAAAACTACCCTGAGGTTATAAGATTGATTGCCAATTTCACAGTCACCAGCTTACAG CACTGGGAGTTTGCCCCCAACAGCGTGCATTACCTGCTGAGCCTGTGGCAGCGGCTGGCGGCCTCCGTGCCCTATGTCAAGGCCACCGAGCCCCACATGCTGGAGACCTACACTCCAGAGGTGACCAAGGCCTACATCACATCACGGCTCGAGTCGGTGCACATCATCCTCAG GGATGGTCTGGAGGACCCTCTGGATGATGCAGGTCTcgtgcagcagcagctggaccaGCTGTCCACCATCGGCCGCTGTGAGTACGAGAAGACGTGCGCCCTGCTGGTGCAGCTCTTCGACCAGTCCGCCCAGTCCTACCAGGAGCTGCTCCAGTCCACCAACTCCAGCACCATGGACATCGCCGTTCAGGAAG gccgaTTGACTTGGCTGGTGTACATCATCGGGGCTGTGATAGGAGGCAGGGTTTCTTTCGCCAGTACAGATGAACAAGACGCCATGGATGGAGAGCTTGTGTGTCG AGTCTTACAGTTGATGAATTTGACCGACTCTCGACTGGCGCAGGCCGGCAACGAGAAGCTCGAGTTGGCCATGCTCAGTTTCTTTGAACAGTTCCGCAAAATTTACATCGGTGACCAGGTGCAGAAATCATCAAAG tTGTACCGGCGCCTGTCTGAAGTCTTGGGGCTGAATGATGAGACCAtggtactcagtgtgttcattggGAAAAT aatTACCAATCTGAAGTACTGGGGACAGTGTGAACCAATCACCTCCAAGACACTACAGCTTCTAAATGACCTCTCCATTGG GTACAGTAGTGTGAGAAAGCTGGTGAAACTCACTGCGGTCCAGTTCATGCTGAATAACCACACA AGTGAGCACTTTTCCTTCCTGGGCGTGAACAATCAATCCAACCTCAGCGACATGAGGTGTCGGACCACCTTCTACACAGCCCTCGGCCGCCTGCTCATGGTGGATCTGG GGGAGGACGAGGACCAGTTTGAGCAGTTCATGCTTCCTCTGACAGCAGCGTTCGAGGCCGTCGCAGCAATGTTCAGCACTAACACTTTCAATGAGCAAGAGGCCAAA AGGACATTAGTGGGACTGGTTCGAGACCTGAGAGGAATCGCCTTTGCCTTTAATGCCAAGACCTGCTTCATGATGCTCTTTGACTGGAT CTACCCCACTTACATGCCCATCCTGCAGAGGGCGATAGAGCTCTGGTACCATGTCCCTGCCTGCACCACTCCTGTGCTCAAGCTGATGGCTGAGCTCGTCCACAACAG GTCCCAGAGACTACAGTTTGACGTGTCATCGCCCAACGGGATCCTGCTGTTCAGAGAAACAAGCAAAATGATTACAACCTACG GGAACCGCATCTTGACTCTGGGCGAGGTGCCAAAGGACCAGGTGTACGCGCTGAAGCTCAAGGGCATCTCCATCTGCTTCTCCATGCTCAAGGCCGTGCTCAGCGGTAACTACGTCAACTTCGGCGTCTTCCGTCTCTACGGCGACGACGCCCTGGACAACGCCCTTCAGACCTTCATCAAgcttctcctctccatcccacaCAGCGACCTGCtt GACTATCCCAAGCTCAGTCAGTCCTACTACTCACTGCTAGAGGTGCTCACCCAGGACCACATGAACTTCATCGCAAGCCTGGAGCCTCACGTGGTCATGTACATCCTATCCTCCATTTCAGAGGGGCTCACTGCACTtg ataCAATGGTATGCACGGGTTGCTGCTCCAGCCTGGACCACATAGTAACGTACCTGTTCAAGCAGCTCTCGCGCAGCACCAAGAAGCGGGCAGCTCCCATGGCCCAGGAGAGTGACCGCTTCTTGCACATCATGCAGCAGCACCCCGAGATGATCCAGCAG ATGCTGTCAACTGTGctcaatattattatttttgaagACTGCAGGAATCAGTGGTCTATGTCACGACCACTTCTAGGCCTGATCCTGCTGAATGAGAAG TATTTTGCAGACTTGAGGAACAGCATTGTGAACAGCCAGCCACCAGAAAAACAGCAAGCCATGCACTTATGCTTTGAAAACTTAATGGAGGGCATAGAACGGAACCTGCTTACCAAAAACAGAGACAG GTTTACACAGAACCTTTCAGTATTTAGAAGAGAAGTCAACGACTCCATGAAGAATTCCACTTACGGGGTAAACAGCAACGACATGATGAGCTGA
- the xpo7 gene encoding exportin-7 isoform X1 — translation MADHVQSLAQLEILCKQLYETTDTTTRLQAEKALVEFTNSPDCLNKCQLLLERGSSSYSQLLAGTCLSKLVSRTSNPLPLEQRIDIRNYVLNYLASRPKLAAFVTQALIQLYARITKLGWFDCQKEDYVFRNVIVDVTRFLQDSVEHCIIGVTILSQLTNEINQADTTHPLTKHRKIASSFRDSSLFDIFTLSCNLLKQASGKNLNLNDESQHGLLMQLLKLAHNCLNFDFIGTSTDESSDDLCTVQIPTSWRSAFLDSSTLQLFFDLYHSIPPSLSPLVLSCLVQIASVRRSLFNNAERAKFLSHLVDGVKRILENPQSLSDPNNYHEFCRLLARLKSNYQLGELVKVENYPEVIRLIANFTVTSLQHWEFAPNSVHYLLSLWQRLAASVPYVKATEPHMLETYTPEVTKAYITSRLESVHIILRDGLEDPLDDAGLVQQQLDQLSTIGRCEYEKTCALLVQLFDQSAQSYQELLQSTNSSTMDIAVQEGRLTWLVYIIGAVIGGRVSFASTDEQDAMDGELVCRVLQLMNLTDSRLAQAGNEKLELAMLSFFEQFRKIYIGDQVQKSSKLYRRLSEVLGLNDETMVLSVFIGKIITNLKYWGQCEPITSKTLQLLNDLSIGYSSVRKLVKLTAVQFMLNNHTSEHFSFLGVNNQSNLSDMRCRTTFYTALGRLLMVDLGEDEDQFEQFMLPLTAAFEAVAAMFSTNTFNEQEAKRTLVGLVRDLRGIAFAFNAKTCFMMLFDWIYPTYMPILQRAIELWYHVPACTTPVLKLMAELVHNRSQRLQFDVSSPNGILLFRETSKMITTYGNRILTLGEVPKDQVYALKLKGISICFSMLKAVLSGNYVNFGVFRLYGDDALDNALQTFIKLLLSIPHSDLLDYPKLSQSYYSLLEVLTQDHMNFIASLEPHVVMYILSSISEGLTALDTMVCTGCCSSLDHIVTYLFKQLSRSTKKRAAPMAQESDRFLHIMQQHPEMIQQVRATSSTPPLAQMLSTVLNIIIFEDCRNQWSMSRPLLGLILLNEKVGVGSVFTLAYWKSHDYCLLQGPNAHVQGHSTHRYSSTQAILCMFQYILFIYFTALLVSLSNKWPSHCATNKLLFSRTIHAHKDSVHRAHFMVSQSIHLLGNFGAILAFGFTVSCVISGPYIFPIYCIFATVNHIQYVMSFYKTNPCINCSVLNVTSCDIVVVPPPTAEVCAPYAIW, via the exons ATGGCGGATCATGTGCAG AGCCTAGCCCAGCTAGAGATCCTGTGCAAGCAGCTGTATGAgaccacagacaccaccaccCGCCTGCAGGCTGAGAAGGCCTTGGTGGAGTTCACCAACAGTCCCGACTGCCTGAATAAATGCCAACTCCTGCTAGAGAGGGGAAGT TCATCCTACTCGCAGTTACTGGCTGGCACATGTCTCTCCAAACTGGTCTCCCGCACTAGCAACCCACTTCCTTTGGAACAGCGCATAGACATCC GGAATTATGTTCTTAACTACCTGGCAAGTCGGCCAAAGCTTGCTGCCTTTGTGACCCAAGCATTGATCCAGCTCTACGCCAGAATCACCAAGCTTGGATGGTTCGACTGCCAGAAGGAAGATTATGTCTTTAGGAATGTCATCGTAGATGTGACAAGGTTCCTCCAG gacagtgttgagcactgcaTCATAGGAGTGACTATTCTTTCGCAGCTTACCAATGAAATTAATCAA GCGGACACAACACATCCCCTGACTAAGCACCGGAAGATTGCGTCGTCGTTCCGGGACTCCTCATTATTCGACATCTTCACGCTCTCCTGCAATCTCCTGAAACAG GCCTCGGGGAAGAACTTGAACCTGAACGATGAGAGCCAGCACGGTCTGCTCATGCAGCTGCTCAAGCTGGCCCACAACTGCCTCAATTTCGACTTCATCGGCACGTCCACGGATGAGTCCTCCGATGACCTGTGCACCGTCCAGATCCCCACCAGTTGGAgatcag CGTTTTTGGACTCCTCGACCCTCCAACTGTTTTTTGATTTGTATCattccatccctccttccctttctcccctG GTTTTGTCTTGCCTAGTTCAAATAGCATCCGTACGGCGGTCACTCTTTAACAACGCTGAGAGGGCAAAGTTCCTCTCTCATCTCGTAGATGGAGTGAAGAGGATTCTGGAAAACCCACAG AGTCTGTCTGATCCAAACAATTACCATGAATTCTGTCGACTGCTGGCCAGACTAAAAAGTAACTATCAGCTTGGCGAGCTGGTCAAAGTGGAAAACTACCCTGAGGTTATAAGATTGATTGCCAATTTCACAGTCACCAGCTTACAG CACTGGGAGTTTGCCCCCAACAGCGTGCATTACCTGCTGAGCCTGTGGCAGCGGCTGGCGGCCTCCGTGCCCTATGTCAAGGCCACCGAGCCCCACATGCTGGAGACCTACACTCCAGAGGTGACCAAGGCCTACATCACATCACGGCTCGAGTCGGTGCACATCATCCTCAG GGATGGTCTGGAGGACCCTCTGGATGATGCAGGTCTcgtgcagcagcagctggaccaGCTGTCCACCATCGGCCGCTGTGAGTACGAGAAGACGTGCGCCCTGCTGGTGCAGCTCTTCGACCAGTCCGCCCAGTCCTACCAGGAGCTGCTCCAGTCCACCAACTCCAGCACCATGGACATCGCCGTTCAGGAAG gccgaTTGACTTGGCTGGTGTACATCATCGGGGCTGTGATAGGAGGCAGGGTTTCTTTCGCCAGTACAGATGAACAAGACGCCATGGATGGAGAGCTTGTGTGTCG AGTCTTACAGTTGATGAATTTGACCGACTCTCGACTGGCGCAGGCCGGCAACGAGAAGCTCGAGTTGGCCATGCTCAGTTTCTTTGAACAGTTCCGCAAAATTTACATCGGTGACCAGGTGCAGAAATCATCAAAG tTGTACCGGCGCCTGTCTGAAGTCTTGGGGCTGAATGATGAGACCAtggtactcagtgtgttcattggGAAAAT aatTACCAATCTGAAGTACTGGGGACAGTGTGAACCAATCACCTCCAAGACACTACAGCTTCTAAATGACCTCTCCATTGG GTACAGTAGTGTGAGAAAGCTGGTGAAACTCACTGCGGTCCAGTTCATGCTGAATAACCACACA AGTGAGCACTTTTCCTTCCTGGGCGTGAACAATCAATCCAACCTCAGCGACATGAGGTGTCGGACCACCTTCTACACAGCCCTCGGCCGCCTGCTCATGGTGGATCTGG GGGAGGACGAGGACCAGTTTGAGCAGTTCATGCTTCCTCTGACAGCAGCGTTCGAGGCCGTCGCAGCAATGTTCAGCACTAACACTTTCAATGAGCAAGAGGCCAAA AGGACATTAGTGGGACTGGTTCGAGACCTGAGAGGAATCGCCTTTGCCTTTAATGCCAAGACCTGCTTCATGATGCTCTTTGACTGGAT CTACCCCACTTACATGCCCATCCTGCAGAGGGCGATAGAGCTCTGGTACCATGTCCCTGCCTGCACCACTCCTGTGCTCAAGCTGATGGCTGAGCTCGTCCACAACAG GTCCCAGAGACTACAGTTTGACGTGTCATCGCCCAACGGGATCCTGCTGTTCAGAGAAACAAGCAAAATGATTACAACCTACG GGAACCGCATCTTGACTCTGGGCGAGGTGCCAAAGGACCAGGTGTACGCGCTGAAGCTCAAGGGCATCTCCATCTGCTTCTCCATGCTCAAGGCCGTGCTCAGCGGTAACTACGTCAACTTCGGCGTCTTCCGTCTCTACGGCGACGACGCCCTGGACAACGCCCTTCAGACCTTCATCAAgcttctcctctccatcccacaCAGCGACCTGCtt GACTATCCCAAGCTCAGTCAGTCCTACTACTCACTGCTAGAGGTGCTCACCCAGGACCACATGAACTTCATCGCAAGCCTGGAGCCTCACGTGGTCATGTACATCCTATCCTCCATTTCAGAGGGGCTCACTGCACTtg ataCAATGGTATGCACGGGTTGCTGCTCCAGCCTGGACCACATAGTAACGTACCTGTTCAAGCAGCTCTCGCGCAGCACCAAGAAGCGGGCAGCTCCCATGGCCCAGGAGAGTGACCGCTTCTTGCACATCATGCAGCAGCACCCCGAGATGATCCAGCAGGTGAGGGCCACATCCTCTACACCACCCCTGGCTCAG ATGCTGTCAACTGTGctcaatattattatttttgaagACTGCAGGAATCAGTGGTCTATGTCACGACCACTTCTAGGCCTGATCCTGCTGAATGAGAAGGTAGGGGTAGGTAGTGTCTTTACTTTGGCATATTGGAAAAGCCATGATTACTGTCTGCTGCAAGGCCCCAATGCTCATGTCCAAGGTCATAGTACACACAGGTATTCAAGCACACAGGCTATTCTTTGTATGTTTcaatacatattatttatttattttactgcctTGTTAGTGTCGCTTAGCAACAAATGGCCCTCTCATTGTGCAACAAATAAACTGCTTTTTTCAAGAACTATCcatgcacacaaagacagtGTGCATCGTGCACATTTTATGGTTTCTCAAAGCATACATTTACTTGGAAACTTTGGGGCCATTTTAGCGTTTGGATTTACAGTGAGTTGTGTCATCAGTGGCCCTTACATCTTTCCCATCTACTGTATTTTCGCGACTGTTAACCACATACAATATGTAAtgtcattttataaaacaaacccgtGTATAAACTGCAGTGTATTGAACGTTACGTCATGCGATATAGTTGTGGTGCCGCCCCCAACCGCGGAGGTTTGTGCTCCATATGCAATCTGGTAG